A window of Drosophila subobscura isolate 14011-0131.10 chromosome E, UCBerk_Dsub_1.0, whole genome shotgun sequence contains these coding sequences:
- the LOC117890484 gene encoding potassium voltage-gated channel subfamily KQT member 1 isoform X7, with translation MDPDNDIYAFYDIRGYKGKCRPGRPNSERILQPRMSLLGKPLNYNRGSRRDVRYRRLQSRLYNFLERPRGLHAIFYHVMVFLMVFTCLALSVFSTIKEYEEDAVYILFRMEILVVIWFTMEFGARLWSSGCRSRYQGCLGRLKFVKRPFCIIDIVTILASIVVLGMGTSGQVFATSALRGLRFFQILRMVRMDRRGGTWKLLGSVVYAHRQELITTMYIGFLGLIFASFLVYMWEKDVNDKFSNFAQALWWGVITLCTVGYGDMVPITWQGKLIASCCALLGISFFALPAGILGSGFALKVQQQQRQKHMIRRRQPAATLIQAVWRCYASDEHSVSVATWKIHQVALPSPPASRASSSFKHNTSFVARLPTIRRHKSQTIQNAGGADGSSMSKPPGSSRASTRYTRTIRDINASVENLEVVQNGKSLNPSFSEDSVAETTCLKNVKNSDDEDDEPRCTQLTNRHKTAIRFIRKLKYFVARRKFKEALKPYDVKDVMEQYAAGHVDLLGRVKMLHLRLDQILGKQGSKAKDVYASKISLASRVVKVERQVADIEEKLDVLIKAYMEDRDRFLALPLPAKPSKIHSISPSHNPLHHAHNLSMIDVWKRTAALSVHPEHTTTATSATSTDGTELRALTSTQTTTTTTDAIATQTPLPPHTQHTSTNTKSSVLNSYQLGSEKQQHNDVFMTDLDNRTKKRVTLSLHRSTSEPYSKQEQRISIPDEGAQSLECAAKATPPDSSIILIDEYEDFEEEDLNCEGEMEHFPSWEIDSDIGADVDVDVDADGDGDCDESTEDTALLHCATRTAIVITPISPVSSAHNLQQLNDQTTTLNKSNLLPPDSG, from the exons ATGGATCCCGACAATGACATTTATGCCTTCTATGATATCAGGGGGTACAAGGG GAAATGTAGACCGGGTAGGCCAAACTCGGAAAGAATCCTGCAACCGCGAATGTCACTCCTAGGGAAGCCGCTGAACTACAATCGCGGCTCTCGCCGCGATGTTCGTTACCGGCGTCTCCAGAGTCGCCTCTACAACTTCCTGGAGCGTCCACGCGGCCTGCATGCAATCTTTTACCATGTGATGGT ATTCCTGATGGTGTTCACATGCCTCGCCCTGAGCGTGTTCTCCACCATCAAGGAGTACGAGGAGGACGCCGTTTACATTCTTTTTCGAATGGAGATTCTGGTTGTCATCTGGTTCACGATGGAGTTCGGCGCCCGGCTATGGTCGTCGGGCTGCCGATCGCGCTACCAGGGCTGCCTGGGGCGTCTGAAGTTCGTCAAGAGACCATTTTGTATTATAG ATATTGTCACCATTTTAGCCTCAATTGTAGTATTAGGCATGGGCACCTCCGGCCAGGTGTTCGCCACGAGTGCGTTACGAGGTCTGCGGTTCTTTCAGATATTGCGCATGGTGCGCATGGATCGTCGAGGAGGCACCTGGAAGCTGCTCGGTTCGGTTGTTTACGCACACAGACAG GAGCTGATCACAACCATGTATATAGGATTCTTAGGTCTAATCTTTGCATCATTCCTGGTCTACATGTGGGAGAAGGACGTCAACGATAAGTTTAGCAACTTTGCACAGGCCCTCTGGTGGGGTGTG ATCACACTGTGCACGGTGGGCTACGGCGACATGGTGCCCATCACCTGGCAGGGCAAACTGATTGCCTCCTGCTGCGCCCTGCTGGGCATTTCGTTCTTCGCTCTGCCAGCG GGAATTCTGGGCAGCGGCTTTGCACtgaaggtgcagcagcagcagcggcagaagcacaTGATACGACGACGCCAGCCGGCGGCCACACTCATCCAGGCCGTGTGGCGTTGCTATGCGTCCGATGAGCATTCCGTGTCTGTGGCCACGTGGAAGATCCACCAGGTGGCACTACCCAGTCCGCCGGCATC ACGGGCGTCCTCCAGCTTTAAGCACAACACATCCTTCGTGGCCCGCCTGCCGACAATTAGGCGTCACAAGAGCCAGACCATCCAGAATGCGGGCGGCGCTGATGGCAGCAGCATGTCCAAGCCCCCTGGCTCATCCCGTGCCTCCACGCGGTACACACGCACCATTCGGGATATAAATGCATCCGTGGAGAACTTGG AGGTAGTACAGAATGGCAAATCCTTGAATCCAAGTTTCAGCGAAGATTCAGTGGCTGAGACCACATgcttaaaaaatgttaaaaattcAGACG ATGAGGATGATGAGCCGCGCTGCACGCAGCTAACCAACAGACACAAGACGGCAATTCGTTTCATACGCAAG CTCAAGTACTTTGTGGCACGGCGTAAGTTCAAGGAGGCCTTGAAGCCGTACGATGTCAAGGATGTCATGGAGCAATATGCAGCGG GGCACGTTGACTTGTTGGGTCGCGTCAAGATGCTGCATTTGCG TTTGGATCAAATCCTGGGCAAACAAGGCTCCAAGGCCAAGGATGTTTATGCATCGAAAATAAGTTTAGCCTCCCGTGTGGTTAAAGTCGAGCGACAG GTCGCTGACATTGAAGAGAAGCTGGACGTGCTGATCAAAGCCTATATGGAGGATCGTGATAGATTCTtggccctgcctctgccagcaAAGCCCAGCAAAATACATTCCATTAGCCCTAGCCACAATCCCCTGCACCACGCTCACAATCTGTCCATGATCGATGTGTGGAAGCGCACCGCGGCACTGAGTGTGCATCCCGAGCACACGACGACCGCCACTTCGGCCACATCCACGGATGGCACGGAGCTGCGAGCGCTCACCTCCAcgcagacaacaacaacgaccacGGATGCGATCGCAACGCAAACCCCCTTGCCGCCTCACACGCAGCATACTTCGACCAATACCAAG TCTTCCGTGCTTAACTCATATCAGCTGGGGTctgagaagcagcagcacaatgatGTTTTTATGACTGATTTAGATAATAGGACCAAGAAACGTGTTACGTTAAG CCTGCATAGATCCACATCGGAGCCATATagcaagcaggagcagcgcatCAGCATACCAGATGAGGGTGCACAATCCCTGGAATGCGCTGCAAAGGCAACGCCGCCAGATAGTTCAa TTATACTTATCGACGAGTATGAGGACTTTGAGGAGGAAGATCTAAACTGTGAAGGCGAAATGGAACATTTCCCATCGTGGGAGATCGATAGCGACATTGGGGCCGACGTGGATGTCGATGTGGATGCCGATGGCGACGGTGACTGTGATGAGTCCACTGAGGACACGGCCCTGCTGCACTGTGCCACGCGCACCGCCATTGTTATTACACCAATTAGCCCA GTAAGCTCCGCACACAATCTTCAACAGTTAAATGACCAAACTACAACGcttaataaatcaaatttgctTCCGCCAGATTCTGGCTAG
- the LOC117890484 gene encoding potassium voltage-gated channel subfamily KQT member 1 isoform X6 codes for MDPDNDIYAFYDIRGYKGKCRPGRPNSERILQPRMSLLGKPLNYNRGSRRDVRYRRLQSRLYNFLERPRGLHAIFYHVMVFLMVFTCLALSVFSTIKEYEEDAVYILFRMEILVVIWFTMEFGARLWSSGCRSRYQGCLGRLKFVKRPFCIIDIVTILASIVVLGMGTSGQVFATSALRGLRFFQILRMVRMDRRGGTWKLLGSVVYAHRQELITTMYIGFLGLIFASFLVYMWEKDVNDKFSNFAQALWWGVITLCTVGYGDMVPITWQGKLIASCCALLGISFFALPAGILGSGFALKVQQQQRQKHMIRRRQPAATLIQAVWRCYASDEHSVSVATWKIHQVALPSPPASSENWERLLKNITEYRRASSSFKHNTSFVARLPTIRRHKSQTIQNAGGADGSSMSKPPGSSRASTRYTRTIRDINASVENLASNQNLTHKSISLIHKLPADEDDEPRCTQLTNRHKTAIRFIRKLKYFVARRKFKEALKPYDVKDVMEQYAAGHVDLLGRVKMLHLRLDQILGKQGSKAKDVYASKISLASRVVKVERQVADIEEKLDVLIKAYMEDRDRFLALPLPAKPSKIHSISPSHNPLHHAHNLSMIDVWKRTAALSVHPEHTTTATSATSTDGTELRALTSTQTTTTTTDAIATQTPLPPHTQHTSTNTKSSVLNSYQLGSEKQQHNDVFMTDLDNRTKKRVTLSLHRSTSEPYSKQEQRISIPDEGAQSLECAAKATPPDSSIILIDEYEDFEEEDLNCEGEMEHFPSWEIDSDIGADVDVDVDADGDGDCDESTEDTALLHCATRTAIVITPISPVSSAHNLQQLNDQTTTLNKSNLLPPDSG; via the exons ATGGATCCCGACAATGACATTTATGCCTTCTATGATATCAGGGGGTACAAGGG GAAATGTAGACCGGGTAGGCCAAACTCGGAAAGAATCCTGCAACCGCGAATGTCACTCCTAGGGAAGCCGCTGAACTACAATCGCGGCTCTCGCCGCGATGTTCGTTACCGGCGTCTCCAGAGTCGCCTCTACAACTTCCTGGAGCGTCCACGCGGCCTGCATGCAATCTTTTACCATGTGATGGT ATTCCTGATGGTGTTCACATGCCTCGCCCTGAGCGTGTTCTCCACCATCAAGGAGTACGAGGAGGACGCCGTTTACATTCTTTTTCGAATGGAGATTCTGGTTGTCATCTGGTTCACGATGGAGTTCGGCGCCCGGCTATGGTCGTCGGGCTGCCGATCGCGCTACCAGGGCTGCCTGGGGCGTCTGAAGTTCGTCAAGAGACCATTTTGTATTATAG ATATTGTCACCATTTTAGCCTCAATTGTAGTATTAGGCATGGGCACCTCCGGCCAGGTGTTCGCCACGAGTGCGTTACGAGGTCTGCGGTTCTTTCAGATATTGCGCATGGTGCGCATGGATCGTCGAGGAGGCACCTGGAAGCTGCTCGGTTCGGTTGTTTACGCACACAGACAG GAGCTGATCACAACCATGTATATAGGATTCTTAGGTCTAATCTTTGCATCATTCCTGGTCTACATGTGGGAGAAGGACGTCAACGATAAGTTTAGCAACTTTGCACAGGCCCTCTGGTGGGGTGTG ATCACACTGTGCACGGTGGGCTACGGCGACATGGTGCCCATCACCTGGCAGGGCAAACTGATTGCCTCCTGCTGCGCCCTGCTGGGCATTTCGTTCTTCGCTCTGCCAGCG GGAATTCTGGGCAGCGGCTTTGCACtgaaggtgcagcagcagcagcggcagaagcacaTGATACGACGACGCCAGCCGGCGGCCACACTCATCCAGGCCGTGTGGCGTTGCTATGCGTCCGATGAGCATTCCGTGTCTGTGGCCACGTGGAAGATCCACCAGGTGGCACTACCCAGTCCGCCGGCATC TTCTGAAAACTGGGAGCGATTATTAAAAAACATAACCGAATATAG ACGGGCGTCCTCCAGCTTTAAGCACAACACATCCTTCGTGGCCCGCCTGCCGACAATTAGGCGTCACAAGAGCCAGACCATCCAGAATGCGGGCGGCGCTGATGGCAGCAGCATGTCCAAGCCCCCTGGCTCATCCCGTGCCTCCACGCGGTACACACGCACCATTCGGGATATAAATGCATCCGTGGAGAACTTGG CTAGCAACCAAAACCTAACGCACAAGTCAATCTCTCTGATTCACAAATTGCCCGCAGATGAGGATGATGAGCCGCGCTGCACGCAGCTAACCAACAGACACAAGACGGCAATTCGTTTCATACGCAAG CTCAAGTACTTTGTGGCACGGCGTAAGTTCAAGGAGGCCTTGAAGCCGTACGATGTCAAGGATGTCATGGAGCAATATGCAGCGG GGCACGTTGACTTGTTGGGTCGCGTCAAGATGCTGCATTTGCG TTTGGATCAAATCCTGGGCAAACAAGGCTCCAAGGCCAAGGATGTTTATGCATCGAAAATAAGTTTAGCCTCCCGTGTGGTTAAAGTCGAGCGACAG GTCGCTGACATTGAAGAGAAGCTGGACGTGCTGATCAAAGCCTATATGGAGGATCGTGATAGATTCTtggccctgcctctgccagcaAAGCCCAGCAAAATACATTCCATTAGCCCTAGCCACAATCCCCTGCACCACGCTCACAATCTGTCCATGATCGATGTGTGGAAGCGCACCGCGGCACTGAGTGTGCATCCCGAGCACACGACGACCGCCACTTCGGCCACATCCACGGATGGCACGGAGCTGCGAGCGCTCACCTCCAcgcagacaacaacaacgaccacGGATGCGATCGCAACGCAAACCCCCTTGCCGCCTCACACGCAGCATACTTCGACCAATACCAAG TCTTCCGTGCTTAACTCATATCAGCTGGGGTctgagaagcagcagcacaatgatGTTTTTATGACTGATTTAGATAATAGGACCAAGAAACGTGTTACGTTAAG CCTGCATAGATCCACATCGGAGCCATATagcaagcaggagcagcgcatCAGCATACCAGATGAGGGTGCACAATCCCTGGAATGCGCTGCAAAGGCAACGCCGCCAGATAGTTCAa TTATACTTATCGACGAGTATGAGGACTTTGAGGAGGAAGATCTAAACTGTGAAGGCGAAATGGAACATTTCCCATCGTGGGAGATCGATAGCGACATTGGGGCCGACGTGGATGTCGATGTGGATGCCGATGGCGACGGTGACTGTGATGAGTCCACTGAGGACACGGCCCTGCTGCACTGTGCCACGCGCACCGCCATTGTTATTACACCAATTAGCCCA GTAAGCTCCGCACACAATCTTCAACAGTTAAATGACCAAACTACAACGcttaataaatcaaatttgctTCCGCCAGATTCTGGCTAG
- the LOC117890484 gene encoding potassium voltage-gated channel subfamily KQT member 2 isoform X4 — translation MSLLGKPLNYNRGSRRDVRYRRLQSRLYNFLERPRGLHAIFYHVMVFLMVFTCLALSVFSTIKEYEEDAVYILFRMEILVVIWFTMEFGARLWSSGCRSRYQGCLGRLKFVKRPFCIIDIVTILASIVVLGMGTSGQVFATSALRGLRFFQILRMVRMDRRGGTWKLLGSVVYAHRQELITTMYIGFLGLIFASFLVYMWEKDVNDKFSNFAQALWWGVITLCTVGYGDMVPITWQGKLIASCCALLGISFFALPAGILGSGFALKVQQQQRQKHMIRRRQPAATLIQAVWRCYASDEHSVSVATWKIHQVALPSPPASSENWERLLKNITEYRRASSSFKHNTSFVARLPTIRRHKSQTIQNAGGADGSSMSKPPGSSRASTRYTRTIRDINASVENLAQPRQLANCQHSSSAGSLAQFPHQASTVEEGSASASAPASAQVASRNLTIPVVLFGLLHGSLFGSSFSLRNPRVAPANTPDLEAGPEDAAKADNCQRSNTLPLPVSNQRRSASPSPSSGSGRTGRFFAAASQFLETGFSHGSAAAADGSFGVANEDDEPRCTQLTNRHKTAIRFIRKLKYFVARRKFKEALKPYDVKDVMEQYAAGHVDLLGRVKMLHLRLDQILGKQGSKAKDVYASKISLASRVVKVERQVADIEEKLDVLIKAYMEDRDRFLALPLPAKPSKIHSISPSHNPLHHAHNLSMIDVWKRTAALSVHPEHTTTATSATSTDGTELRALTSTQTTTTTTDAIATQTPLPPHTQHTSTNTKSSVLNSYQLGSEKQQHNDVFMTDLDNRTKKRVTLSLHRSTSEPYSKQEQRISIPDEGAQSLECAAKATPPDSSIILIDEYEDFEEEDLNCEGEMEHFPSWEIDSDIGADVDVDVDADGDGDCDESTEDTALLHCATRTAIVITPISPVSSAHNLQQLNDQTTTLNKSNLLPPDSG, via the exons ATGTCACTCCTAGGGAAGCCGCTGAACTACAATCGCGGCTCTCGCCGCGATGTTCGTTACCGGCGTCTCCAGAGTCGCCTCTACAACTTCCTGGAGCGTCCACGCGGCCTGCATGCAATCTTTTACCATGTGATGGT ATTCCTGATGGTGTTCACATGCCTCGCCCTGAGCGTGTTCTCCACCATCAAGGAGTACGAGGAGGACGCCGTTTACATTCTTTTTCGAATGGAGATTCTGGTTGTCATCTGGTTCACGATGGAGTTCGGCGCCCGGCTATGGTCGTCGGGCTGCCGATCGCGCTACCAGGGCTGCCTGGGGCGTCTGAAGTTCGTCAAGAGACCATTTTGTATTATAG ATATTGTCACCATTTTAGCCTCAATTGTAGTATTAGGCATGGGCACCTCCGGCCAGGTGTTCGCCACGAGTGCGTTACGAGGTCTGCGGTTCTTTCAGATATTGCGCATGGTGCGCATGGATCGTCGAGGAGGCACCTGGAAGCTGCTCGGTTCGGTTGTTTACGCACACAGACAG GAGCTGATCACAACCATGTATATAGGATTCTTAGGTCTAATCTTTGCATCATTCCTGGTCTACATGTGGGAGAAGGACGTCAACGATAAGTTTAGCAACTTTGCACAGGCCCTCTGGTGGGGTGTG ATCACACTGTGCACGGTGGGCTACGGCGACATGGTGCCCATCACCTGGCAGGGCAAACTGATTGCCTCCTGCTGCGCCCTGCTGGGCATTTCGTTCTTCGCTCTGCCAGCG GGAATTCTGGGCAGCGGCTTTGCACtgaaggtgcagcagcagcagcggcagaagcacaTGATACGACGACGCCAGCCGGCGGCCACACTCATCCAGGCCGTGTGGCGTTGCTATGCGTCCGATGAGCATTCCGTGTCTGTGGCCACGTGGAAGATCCACCAGGTGGCACTACCCAGTCCGCCGGCATC TTCTGAAAACTGGGAGCGATTATTAAAAAACATAACCGAATATAG ACGGGCGTCCTCCAGCTTTAAGCACAACACATCCTTCGTGGCCCGCCTGCCGACAATTAGGCGTCACAAGAGCCAGACCATCCAGAATGCGGGCGGCGCTGATGGCAGCAGCATGTCCAAGCCCCCTGGCTCATCCCGTGCCTCCACGCGGTACACACGCACCATTCGGGATATAAATGCATCCGTGGAGAACTTGG CCCAGCCCAGACAGCTGGCCAACTGCCAGCACAGCTCCAGTGCTGGCTCCCTGGCCCAGTTCCCCCATCAGGCATCCACGGTTGAGGAGGGTTCTGCGTCTGCTTCAGCGCCTGCGTCTGCCCAGGTGGCATCTAGAAATCTAACGATTCCCGTGGTGCTGTTTGGCCTTCTGCATGGCAGCTTGTTCGGCTCATCGTTTTCGCTGCGCAATCCCAGAGTGGCGCCCGCAAACACACCCGACTTGGAGGCGGGCCCAGAGGATGCGGCCAAAGCGGACAATTGCCAGAGGAGCAACACGTTGCCGCTGCCCGTGTCCAACCAGCGGCGCAGTGCCAGTCCGAGTCCCAGCTCGGGCAGTGGTCGAACGGGTCGATTCTTTGCGGCCGCCTCGCAGTTCCTAGAGACAGGATTCTCGCACGGatcggctgccgctgctgatgggTCCTTTGGTGTGGCAA ATGAGGATGATGAGCCGCGCTGCACGCAGCTAACCAACAGACACAAGACGGCAATTCGTTTCATACGCAAG CTCAAGTACTTTGTGGCACGGCGTAAGTTCAAGGAGGCCTTGAAGCCGTACGATGTCAAGGATGTCATGGAGCAATATGCAGCGG GGCACGTTGACTTGTTGGGTCGCGTCAAGATGCTGCATTTGCG TTTGGATCAAATCCTGGGCAAACAAGGCTCCAAGGCCAAGGATGTTTATGCATCGAAAATAAGTTTAGCCTCCCGTGTGGTTAAAGTCGAGCGACAG GTCGCTGACATTGAAGAGAAGCTGGACGTGCTGATCAAAGCCTATATGGAGGATCGTGATAGATTCTtggccctgcctctgccagcaAAGCCCAGCAAAATACATTCCATTAGCCCTAGCCACAATCCCCTGCACCACGCTCACAATCTGTCCATGATCGATGTGTGGAAGCGCACCGCGGCACTGAGTGTGCATCCCGAGCACACGACGACCGCCACTTCGGCCACATCCACGGATGGCACGGAGCTGCGAGCGCTCACCTCCAcgcagacaacaacaacgaccacGGATGCGATCGCAACGCAAACCCCCTTGCCGCCTCACACGCAGCATACTTCGACCAATACCAAG TCTTCCGTGCTTAACTCATATCAGCTGGGGTctgagaagcagcagcacaatgatGTTTTTATGACTGATTTAGATAATAGGACCAAGAAACGTGTTACGTTAAG CCTGCATAGATCCACATCGGAGCCATATagcaagcaggagcagcgcatCAGCATACCAGATGAGGGTGCACAATCCCTGGAATGCGCTGCAAAGGCAACGCCGCCAGATAGTTCAa TTATACTTATCGACGAGTATGAGGACTTTGAGGAGGAAGATCTAAACTGTGAAGGCGAAATGGAACATTTCCCATCGTGGGAGATCGATAGCGACATTGGGGCCGACGTGGATGTCGATGTGGATGCCGATGGCGACGGTGACTGTGATGAGTCCACTGAGGACACGGCCCTGCTGCACTGTGCCACGCGCACCGCCATTGTTATTACACCAATTAGCCCA GTAAGCTCCGCACACAATCTTCAACAGTTAAATGACCAAACTACAACGcttaataaatcaaatttgctTCCGCCAGATTCTGGCTAG